A genomic segment from Oncorhynchus clarkii lewisi isolate Uvic-CL-2024 chromosome 12, UVic_Ocla_1.0, whole genome shotgun sequence encodes:
- the LOC139421503 gene encoding protein FAM117A-like → MSCRSEAARGGTPCLQPLRATVPFQLHNKAQPRCKDSKTGDRSKSRPPKPTIRRTLSLDTIVGPYLQGRWPKEAESQGVTCVNDKATQTPSSWAEETRGRRSVGGHKRSASWGSAEHLRDVVKLKHQLQKRSRHAPPSGGYERPHHPLPGGHVPGATQTVPLSRLAPRLRRSVEGLNLELEGVFVSETPEDQHKILDVPDGHRAPVPAQRCSSGTQSEPSPASFDSALLSPSESPCSLNPALLSPSQSPCPMGEPDPVDCETVCPSPVVLDPSLLQPSSSPRPNKTYSFQREPPEGCERVRVVCEEAMSPCQREPLLQVSCPDPNKVNFTPHGGSAFCPVSLLKPLLPSMDLLFRGLSVSPVTGCSGQGSAPYQTVGHSVGGYMSGPLQDTTTM, encoded by the exons ATGTCGTGCAGAAGTGAAGCGGCTCGGGGGGGCACCCCTTGTCTACAACCACTTCGAGCCACTGTCCCATTCCAGCTTCACAACAAAGCACAACCGCGCTGCAAAGATTCCAAGACTG GCGACAGGAGCAAGTCTCGCCCCCCAAAGCCGACCATTCGTCGCACCCTGTCCCTGGATACAATTGTTGGACCATATCTGCAGGGCCGGTGGCCCAAGGAGGCAGAGAGCCAAGGAGTCACCTGTGTCAATGACAAGGCCACACAG ACTCCCAGCTCCTGGGCAGAGGAGACTCGGGGAAGAAGAAGTGTTGGCGGACACAAACGCTCAGCATCATGGGGCAGCGCTGAACACTTGAGGGAT GTGGTTAAGCTCAAGCACCAGCTGCAGAAGCGTTCCCGACACGCCCCTCCCTCTGGGGGATATGAGCGTCCCCACCACCCCCTACCTGGAGGCCATGTGCCAGGCGCTACACAG ACGGTGCCCCTGAGCAGGTTGGCCCCTCGGCTGCGGCGCAGTGTGGAAGGTCTGAACCTGGAGCTGGAGGGGGTCTTTGTGTCAGAGACACCTGAGGACCAGCACAAG ATCCTGGATGTCCCAGATGGCCACAGAGCCCCAGTTCCTGCCCAGAGGTGCAGCAGTGGTACCCAGAGTGAACCCTCCCCTGCCTCGTTCGACTCTGCATTGCTCTCTCCATCTGAGTCTCCCTGTTCCCTGAACCCAGctcttctctccccatctcagTCTCCCTGCCCCATGGGAGAGCCAG ACCCTGTGGACTGTGAGACCGTGTGCCCCTCTCCAGTTGTTCTGGACCCCTCCCTGTTgcagccctcctcctcccctcgtCCCAACAAGACCTACTCCTTCCAGAGGGAGCCCCCTGAAGGCTGTGAGCGAGTACGTGTAGTGTGTGAAGAGGCTAT GTCTCCCTGTCAGAGAGAGCCTCTCCTCCAGGTATCCTGCCCTGACCCCAACAAGGTGAATTTCACTCCCCATGGAGGCTCTGCCTTCTGCCCTGTCAGTCTGCTCAAGCCCTTGCTGCCCTCAATGGACCTCCTGTTCCGCGGCCTGTCAGTCTCGCCTGTCACAGGCTGCTCAGGTCAAGGCTCTGCCCCCTACCAGACAGTTGGGCATTCGGTTGGGGGCTACATGAGTGGACCCCTCCAGGACACAACCACCATGTGA
- the LOC139421504 gene encoding solute carrier family 35 member B1, which yields MAAGKGAGKPSLLQNERIRFIVCFLGVFVCYFYYGILQETITRGQYGEGEKKEKFVYATTLVFIQCIINAGFARILIQFFEGSRPDHTKSWLYGVCSLSYLGAMVSSNSALQYVNYPTQVLGKSCKPIPVMILGVFVLRKKYPLAKYLCVLLIVSGVALFLYKPNKSVTSTESAFGFGEILLLLSLTMDGLTGVAQDHMRNLFQTSANHMMLNINMWSTLVLGLGVLWTGEVWDFLSFTDRHPSIFWNILLFGITSALGQTFIFMTVVYFGPLTCSIVTTTRKFFTILGSVLLFGNVLNTMQWVGTILVFLGLGFDAKFGKTPKKTTH from the exons ATGGCTGCAGGAAAGGGAGCGGGGAAGCCCTCGCTACTGCAGAACGAGCGTATACGATTCATTGTCTGTTTCCTCGGAGTCTTCGTTTGTTATTTTTACTATGGTATATTACAAGAGACAAT TACCCGAGGACAGTATGGTGagggggagaagaaggagaagttTGTTTATGCCACAACGCTGGTATTCATCCAATGCATCATCAATGCTGGGTTTGCCAGGATCT TGATTCAGTTTTTTGAGGgttccagaccagaccacaccaagAGTTGGCTCTATGGAGTGTGTTCCCTGTCTTATCTTGGAGCCATGGTATCCAGCAACTCGGCCCTACAGTATGTCAACTACCCCACACAG GTGTTGGGGAAGTCTTGTAAGCCCATCCCAG TGATGATTCTGGGTGTATTTGTACTGAGGAAGAAATACCCACTGGCCAAGTACCTGTGTGTGCTGTTGATCGTCAGCGGGGTGGCCCTGTTCCTCTATAAACCCAACAAGAGTGTCACTTCCACAGAATCTGCTTTCGGCTTCGGGGAGATCCTGTTG CTGCTATCTCTGACCATGGACGGTTTGACTGGTGTGGCCCAGGACCACATGAGGAATCTCTTCCAGACCAGTGCCAACCACATGATGCTCAACATCAACATGTGGTCCACCCTGGTGCTGGGACTAG gGGTGTTGTGGACAGGTGAGGTATGGGACTTCCTGAGCTTCACAGACCGTCACCCCAGCATCTTCTGGAACATCCTTTTGTTTGGAATAACTAGTGCTTTAGGCCAG aCCTTCATCTTCATGACTGTGGTGTACTTCGGCCCTCTCACTTGCTCCATCGTCACTACCACACGGAAGTTCTTTACCATCCTGGGCTCTGTCCTTCTGTTCGGCAACGTCCTCAACACCATGCAGTGGGTCGGCACTATCCTGGTGTTCCTTG GTCTCGGGTTTGATGCCAAATTTGGCAAGACACCAAAGAAGACCACACACTAA